In Lascolabacillus massiliensis, a single genomic region encodes these proteins:
- a CDS encoding DUF6600 domain-containing protein, protein MKAKALKHQITLAILTLLLTSCFSTREVYSQGYGDYYEDEYYYADYDRVGVNFNVFYNELRPHGRWINNGRYGRVWVPNVGRNFHPYATNGYWVMTDYGNTWVSDYSWGWAPFHYGRWYYDDFYGWAWVPGYEWAPAWVSWRSGGGYYGWAPMGPGININININIPGSYWTFLPHKYMYHRNMKRYYNRYSPAIYNKTTIINNTYIYNDNRYYSGPTVREYEQTTGRKATVMRLESTDNRSARNTRVSNNTVSVYRPESGASRNTNRTSTINSTDRSSSTNRNSTIDSNNRSSSTNRNATVNPANRSTTTNRNATAEPANRNTTTNRSSTAEPANRSTSTNRSSTVNSVSTNNSNNNTRVSPSRTTSSNRTSTVGSQSSTSSNSRSTTVRSSSSSTNNRSSSSGSGNSNSRNTETSSRSSSGRR, encoded by the coding sequence ATGAAAGCAAAAGCATTAAAACACCAGATCACTCTAGCAATACTAACCTTGCTGTTAACATCATGTTTCTCAACAAGAGAAGTATACTCTCAAGGATATGGTGATTACTACGAGGATGAGTATTATTACGCCGATTATGATCGCGTAGGGGTGAATTTCAATGTGTTCTACAATGAACTCAGACCTCATGGCAGATGGATAAATAACGGTCGCTACGGTCGCGTATGGGTTCCTAACGTGGGCAGAAACTTTCATCCGTATGCCACAAATGGTTACTGGGTAATGACAGATTATGGCAATACCTGGGTATCAGATTACTCTTGGGGATGGGCTCCATTCCACTACGGTCGCTGGTACTATGATGACTTTTATGGATGGGCCTGGGTACCCGGATATGAGTGGGCACCTGCCTGGGTAAGCTGGAGAAGTGGAGGTGGATACTATGGCTGGGCACCAATGGGACCCGGGATCAATATAAACATAAATATAAATATCCCTGGAAGCTACTGGACTTTCCTTCCTCACAAATATATGTATCACCGCAATATGAAAAGATATTATAACAGATACAGTCCGGCAATTTATAACAAAACAACTATAATCAACAATACATATATCTATAACGATAATCGTTATTATAGTGGCCCAACAGTCAGAGAATATGAGCAGACAACAGGCAGAAAAGCAACTGTTATGAGATTAGAGAGTACAGATAATCGCTCAGCAAGAAACACAAGAGTTAGTAACAATACAGTAAGCGTTTATCGTCCTGAGAGTGGTGCCAGCAGGAATACTAACAGGACCTCTACCATTAATTCTACAGATAGAAGCTCTTCTACTAACAGAAACTCAACTATTGACTCTAACAACAGAAGCTCTTCTACAAACAGAAATGCAACTGTAAATCCTGCAAACAGAAGTACTACTACAAACAGAAATGCAACTGCCGAACCGGCTAACAGAAATACAACCACTAACAGAAGCTCAACCGCTGAACCGGCTAATAGAAGCACTTCAACTAACAGGAGTTCAACAGTAAATTCTGTAAGTACTAATAACAGTAATAACAATACAAGAGTAAGCCCATCAAGAACTACATCAAGCAATAGAACTTCAACTGTAGGATCTCAAAGTTCAACCAGCAGTAATAGCAGAAGTACTACTGTAAGATCAAGTTCATCATCAACAAATAACAGGAGCAGCTCTTCAGGATCTGGAAATTCAAATAGCAGAAATACAGAAACTAGTAGCAGAAGCTCTTCAGGACGCAGATAA
- a CDS encoding agmatine deiminase family protein, which yields MLQIYYPAEWSPQSCIQITWPHSGTDWADVLEEVTLSYITLSKEILKREKLLIVIPRGYNIKDHFTEDELANLIYTEVDSNDTWARDHGAISVFVEGKPVLLDFGFNGWGLKFASNFDNQITSRLFENSLFNESVSYQNNLNFILEGGSIESDGKGTILTTSQCLLAPNRNQPMSKDQIEDYLKKTLGAERILWLNHGYLAGDDTDSHVDTLARFCNENTIAYVKCEDVTDEHYTELKAMEDELKSFVTLTGEKYNLVAMPMADALYGDSGRLPATYANFIILNEAVLVPIYGSSKDQVAIELLQQVFPDRDIVGIDSRPFIKQHGSLHCLTMQFPEGFL from the coding sequence ATGCTTCAGATTTATTATCCGGCTGAGTGGTCACCTCAAAGTTGTATACAGATCACATGGCCTCACTCAGGTACCGACTGGGCTGATGTCCTTGAAGAGGTGACTTTAAGCTATATCACGTTATCAAAAGAAATTCTAAAGAGAGAAAAGCTTCTGATTGTTATTCCTCGTGGATATAATATAAAAGATCATTTTACAGAAGATGAACTGGCTAATTTAATCTATACTGAGGTTGATAGCAATGATACATGGGCACGTGATCATGGTGCAATTTCAGTATTTGTTGAAGGTAAACCAGTATTGCTTGATTTTGGATTTAATGGCTGGGGGCTAAAGTTTGCATCAAACTTTGATAATCAGATTACGAGCAGATTATTTGAGAATTCATTGTTTAATGAGTCAGTAAGTTATCAGAATAACCTAAACTTTATACTGGAGGGTGGATCGATTGAATCTGACGGTAAAGGTACAATATTAACAACTTCACAATGCCTTTTAGCTCCAAATCGCAATCAGCCTATGTCTAAGGATCAGATTGAGGATTATCTTAAAAAAACTCTCGGTGCTGAAAGAATCTTGTGGCTAAATCATGGATATCTTGCGGGTGACGATACAGATAGTCATGTTGATACTCTTGCGCGTTTTTGTAATGAGAATACTATTGCCTATGTAAAATGTGAAGATGTTACAGATGAGCATTATACTGAACTTAAAGCAATGGAGGATGAACTCAAATCATTTGTTACTCTTACAGGTGAAAAGTATAATCTTGTTGCAATGCCTATGGCTGATGCTTTATATGGAGACAGTGGACGTTTACCTGCCACATATGCCAACTTTATAATTTTAAATGAAGCTGTTTTGGTCCCTATATACGGTTCATCCAAAGATCAGGTTGCTATAGAGTTATTGCAACAAGTGTTCCCGGATCGTGATATTGTTGGTATTGATAGCCGTCCGTTTATAAAGCAGCATGGGTCTCTTCATTGCTTGACAATGCAGTTTCCGGAGGGTTTTTTATAA
- a CDS encoding carbon-nitrogen hydrolase, with the protein MKVGIIQQANSADITDNIHKLKEKIRQLANSGAELIVMQELHNGLYFCQTEDTEVFDQAETIPGHSTDTFGELAKELGVVIVLSLFEKRAAGLYHNTAVVLEKDGSIAGIYRKMHIPDDPAYYEKFYFTPGDLGFNPIDTSVGRLGVLVCWDQWYPEAARMMALSGAEMLIYPTAIGWESSDSDEEKQRQLEAWITVQRGHAIANGVPVISVNRTGHETDPSGQTNGIQFWGNSFICGPQGEFIFKADENEITHIVEIDKKRTENVRRWWPFFRDRRIDEYGELTKRWID; encoded by the coding sequence ATGAAGGTTGGAATAATTCAACAGGCAAACAGTGCTGATATAACAGACAATATCCATAAATTAAAAGAGAAAATAAGACAACTTGCAAATAGCGGTGCAGAGCTGATTGTGATGCAAGAGCTTCATAACGGGCTTTATTTCTGCCAGACTGAAGATACTGAAGTGTTTGATCAGGCAGAAACAATTCCGGGTCATTCAACTGATACTTTTGGTGAGTTGGCTAAGGAGTTAGGTGTTGTAATTGTTTTATCGCTCTTTGAGAAAAGAGCAGCCGGACTATATCATAATACTGCTGTAGTATTGGAAAAGGATGGATCTATTGCAGGAATATACCGTAAAATGCATATTCCGGATGATCCTGCCTATTATGAAAAGTTCTACTTCACACCAGGTGATTTGGGCTTTAATCCAATTGACACTTCTGTCGGACGATTAGGTGTACTGGTTTGTTGGGATCAATGGTATCCTGAAGCTGCACGGATGATGGCATTGTCGGGTGCTGAAATGCTGATTTATCCTACTGCAATAGGATGGGAGTCATCTGACAGTGATGAAGAGAAGCAACGTCAGCTGGAGGCATGGATCACAGTACAGCGCGGACATGCAATTGCTAATGGAGTTCCGGTTATCTCTGTAAATCGTACAGGTCATGAGACCGATCCATCAGGTCAGACAAATGGTATTCAGTTTTGGGGTAATAGTTTTATTTGCGGTCCTCAGGGAGAGTTTATATTCAAAGCAGATGAAAATGAGATTACCCATATTGTTGAGATCGATAAAAAAAGAACAGAGAATGTAAGACGCTGGTGGCCATTCTTCCGTGATCGTCGTATTGATGAGTATGGAGAATTAACTAAACGATGGATAGACTAG